The nucleotide window TAACCACCACGCCATGTTATGAGGTTCGGTCCCCGTAGTAATGCATTATGTCCCGTCTTCAAGCTCCACCACACCGTGTGTTCTTATTTTTGATAGATTACAAGTGGAATCATGGTCTGTATTATACTATTATGAAAAGATATGGCAGTTTGTTCTTAAGGTGATTGTCATTAATTTTTGGTTAATATACTACCCTAGGCGGTTCATCACACAaccaactttttttttgaaaggaaaactTCATTAAGAAACACGcctccgacccaaacgggcaaaaagCCAAACAACACACACCCTCGACCCAATCGGGCAAAGGGAAGAAAAAACAACTACAACATATACATAGGATGTTTACACCAATCACCCCATCTAATATAATTACATGACAATCTATTCTTCAACCAAGCAAACCCATTCGACTTAATCTCCCTCACTACCTCCTGCGGACTGCGTTTGATTTGATTGAAAACCATCTCGTTTCTTCCTTTCCAAATGCTCCAACACGAGATAATAACCAACCCTTGGATGATAATCTTAGCCTTCTTTCCAATTTGAGAATATTTGTGAATTTCCAGAATGTCTTTGAAATCGAAAATATAAATCGGGGGAATTTTGCACCAAAAACTAATCTCCGCCCAAACCCGAATCGCCACTGAACGCGCCGAAAAAAGATCTTCCACCGTTTCCTGAAACTCGTTACAAAACGGGCACATAACGGATGTAATATCCACATTCCTTCTTCTTAAGTTCACTCTCGTAGCAAGTCTGTCCAGATTACCTCTCCAAGCCACAATGTTGCATTTGATTGGCACCCATTTACACCAATCGAAATTAGGAAACTAACTATTTCCCCTTTCAGCAATCAAACATTTTTTAACAGCCTTCACCGAAAAACCATCTTTGCTATCTTCAGACCAGACCCACCCACCTGTCCTTAGAATTGTTGAGATTCACTTTGTTTAGGGTCTCCCTACATTCCTGCCACTCCTTTAGCTCTACGTCTGACTCAGGCAATCTAGACCATTTCCAATCAAAATCACCATTTCCCCTGTTCCTTTTTAGTCTATCTGCAACCCtgcaagttttaaacaattccaaCCCAAACAAGTGTGGCCATCTTTCAATAAAAGGAGTATCTCCTTCCCATGAGTCGATCCAGAACCTGATATCCTCCCCGTTCCGAACTTTACCCAAGACCAAATGATTTAAACCCTTCCCTTtgattttaattttatatatcgATTTAACAATGTTTTTCCAACACCCTCCCAGATTGCCGTTAAAAGGAATGTAACACTTCTAGTTTATTTTACCGTGACAAGCATCGATATTACTTTCCTTTATAAACTTTGATTTTCAACCATGTACCTCCATCCCCATTTAACCAAAAGGGCTTCATTAACTTCTTTGAGACGTCAAATACCCAACCCACCCTTTCTTGTAAACCACAAAGGATGAGCTCATGATTTGAAAAACTTGATTCGTTATCGTTACCAATTTTACAACGAATGATTGCAAAGAAACACAAAAGTCATGATGTACCTAACTAGTCTAGAGGTTGAAAATTTGATAATgagttttctttttgtttttattttaaaatgtAAACGTAGTTTATAAAAGTTATTGCATAAATAAAGTTTAACAATTAAACTTCcacttttatttaattaatctattatatttatttaattaattaaattatataaatttGTAAAAACATTACTTGATTCCCAAAACATCCTCCTAAATTTCTTACTAGCCCTATAAACGTTTACCTAATCTAAGTCTATTTATTAAACAATATTCCATGAATTTCAATAGGATAACTCTTTGGGTTTTCCCACATCTCCACTacaacaagttttggtgtgttttgCTTGCTAACTCAGGTGAGTTTACATAGCCCTTTTTCATTTAAACTTTTGGGTGAAACATGTTACTTTTAATTATTTATGTTAACTTTTTATCTCTACACTTCTTGTCATAAACATAACTTTAGGAGCTTATAACTTAGTACAATCATTAACTTCGGCCAAACCCACTGTAGTAGATTATAGCGCTATAGGTCTAACAAACCCATACCCGTATAGATCTAGGGATGATTGAAACAGCAACATACACAAAGGTTAACTTTTCGCAGTTCCTTGTTTGATTGTGCACCCCAATTGACATGCTACTTACTTATTTTAGCAAACCTATGTATGCTCGCCAGCTTTTCGAAGTTGACCCCTTTATTTTTCCACATGTTTCAGGAAACAATGCATGATGATTACCAAAATATCACATCTAGGATGCTTTGGGACTTAGAATAATTTTAACTTGATCTAGTTATTTTGTTTATATTATTTGTTTTCTTATATGGATGATCTTTAAATTGATTAATAAAAATATCTAAATTATTTTTAGTTGATCATGAGCTATTGAGCAATCTATTTACGTGACGCTCCGATACTTCCGCCTTCGTTTGGGGTGTTACGTAGTTGAATTTATTAGTTGAAATTATTTCAAATATGTCTACATTCAAATTAATCAAATCACCACTTACAATAACCGTATTAATGTAATCAATATAACTTAAACCGGCCAGTTTAAATCACCACTTACAATAACCGTATTAATGTAATCAGTATAACTTAAACCGGCCAGTTTATATCAATAATTAGTTATAGTTTCAACTTTATCCTTAAAAACCGAACCGGTACATACTCACCCTATATATAACACATTTTCACTAGGATTAATTAAGTTGTCGCTATTTGTAGTTGCTTAATACTATTACAAGTGAACAAATGAAGATCGTGGTACGAGAATCGACCATGGTGATTCCAAAGGAGGAGACTCCAAAGATAAACCTATGGTGTTCTAACCTCGACCTAATGGTCCCAAACGTCCACACACAAACTGTCTATATCTATCGTCCCAATGGTGCTGCTAACTTCTTCGATACAAAACCGATGAAGGACGCTTTGAGCAAAGCTTTGGTCGCTTTTTACCCGGTGGGAGGCCGGTTAAAGGAAGACAAAAATGGTCGGATCGAGATTGATTGTCAAGGACAAGGCGTGTTGTTTGTAGAGGCGGAATCCGATGGTGTGATTGACGATTATGGTGATTTTGCACCTACACCTGAGCTCGCGAAACTTATTCCAACCGTAGATTACTCCCAAGGAATTGGATCATATCCGTTACTAGTCTTACAGGTAATTAAAAACGTGTCCATGCATGACACAAGTCTTATTTAATATGACTTCATTGTGGTGCACTGTTATGTCAATGAAAGCGGTTCAAAAGTATTCATACAGACCGGTTATGTAGCCGGTTCTCAATCCGGTTGTTTTGATTTTGTTATGAGAATAGTAACTCAAATATACAAACATTTTTGCATGTAAATTTGGGCAGGTTACTTTTTTCAAATGTGGGGGAGTTTCCCTAGGAGTCGGGATGCACCATTATGTCTGCGATGGGACATCCGCGTTGCACTTCATGAACACGTGGGCCGATATGGCTCGAGGTCTTGACCTCACTATATCTCCATTCATTGACCGGACCCTCCTTCGCGCTAGGGACCCACCACGACCAGTCTATGACCACATCGAGTACCACCTTGGTCGGCCAATGAAATTGCCACTCGAAGCCCAATCACAAGAAAAAGCAGTCTCGATTTTCAAGTTAACACGAGACCAACTCAATACGCTCAAAACAAAATTGAGGGAGGATGGCAGCCCAATCAACTATAGTTCCTTTGAAATGCTCTCAGGTCATGTTTGGAAGTGCGTGTGTAGAGCACGTGGCCTTCCTGTCGATCAGGAAACCAAGCTCTACTTTGCTGCTGATGGGCGGGCCCATCTTGAGCCCGCTCTACCAGCAGGTTATTTTGGAAATGTTATCTTCTCAAATAACGCCACATCAACAGTAGGCGAAATTCTATCGAATCCTAGTTGGTTCGCTGCCAGTAAAATCCGTGAGGCTGTCGTGAGGAGGACCAACGATTACCTAAGGTCAATAATCGACTACTTGGAACTTCAACCTAATATGTTGTCTTTGGCAGGTGCCACCATGGAGACTTATAAAAGTTCGAATGTTGCTATAACCACTTGGGCTTGGCTACCGATTCATGATGCTGACTTTGGATGGGGTCAACCGGTATTCATGGGGCCCGGTGGGGTTGGTATTGAAGGAATATCAACTGTGGTACCTAGTCCAATTAACGACGGGAGCTTGTCGATAGTCATATCGCTACAAGCTGAACAATTGAAGCTTTTCAAGAAGTTCCTCTATGATATATAACATGGTATATACTTGTTCTTCAAAACAACTACATGCTTTGGCTTGGTTTAGTTTAGTTTGAGCTGCCACTTTCTACCTCTTCCAAAAAGTAGGATGTGCAAGTTTGAATTGTGTGTGTATTGTGGTTGTTGAATAAAATACTATTTAACTTTACATGTGTTCATTTGGTTAACGTTCAATATTTTATGTTTAAGTGTCCTGTTTAAGGAGGGTATTGATAATTACAATTATATCTTTAATTGTAAAATCATGTCCTATATCTGGCCTAGTACTCATTAGGTACCGGATACACTAATTAGTTTGTTAAAAATACGCCTCATACATTTTCTTTCATTCCATTTTAGTTTTATATGGCTTTATTTTTTAACAATTACaacaaattaaaattaaaatatgatAAATTAGATACATATTGTTATAGATAAGACATCATGCATAACAGAGAAATTTCGTACGAAGTGTAGGAGACAATCATGATCACACATTTGTTTTTCTTAATTTAAGAAGGAAAAGGTATGATGGTCTTTTCTCCCTTTAACTAGTTTCCTCCTTGATTTTCAAACGACTATAATTTTTTcatatgttaatatttttttaaaggaatattggattttaataatctcaactatacGTCGTTGGCCACCAACAGTTCCAATTTCAAAATtaaccactggcagtcccaactattaacatattggcctccaatggacctTGAATAACAGAaacctaacgccgttagtctccggtcgccggaaaaacatttttggccagaaaaaggttcctaaaggtccgatctatggttacaaagaggtttggaacgaaaatgttgagtttttctggccaaaaagttgagttttccagCCAAAAAGAAGTTTCCCGGCGAAAAAGGAGATTTCTAGCGACCtcaataattggggcttttaatagaaaaaggttcctaaaggtctgtaataaggttacaaagaggttttggacgaaaatgttgagttttccggctaaAAAGGGATTTTCCGGCCAAATacgtttttccggcgaccggagactaatggagttagggttctgttagtcagagtccattggaggccaatatgttaatagttatGAATGCCAGTGgatatttttgaagttgggactgttggcggccaacgacgaatatttgggattattaaaatccaatactcTTTTAAGTTACACtgtattaacgagcatttcattaTCTTTTATTCGAGCAGCCTATTGCTATAGTGTTCTTAAAAATAATTTACAAGACTCTGAATAtccattacgtgattacgtgattttgaatatccattacccattacgtgattttgaatacccggTACATTACTACTTGATTTTTGAATAcacattacgtgattacacattcaacataAATCATTACGCATTCAATGTAAAtttattacgtgattacacattcaatatgatttgttataactaaTGTCAATACAATTATGCTTCTTACGTGATTAAACATTCAATAATAAAAACTTGATTGTTTATGctttattacgtgattaaatcTCTAATATATGACATTATGTTGCTATTATAGGTTGGTTTGGCTAatgttttatatataatttatccTTAATACGTGATTATATCTTAAAAATTAGGTATTCCATATCAAATATTATGTATTACATGTATTGTTTATATGTAATTACGTAATCACTCAGTAGGGTTTCACAAAAATattataatgaaatcacgtaatcacgaaatgggtatttaaaatCATGTAGTCATGTAATATACATATTCAACTAttgttacgtaattacgtaaccACTTAGTGGGGTTTCAAATAAAATACTATAATAAAATCAAGTAATTACGTAATGGGTACTCAAAATCACGCTGTCACTTActaggtattcaaaatcacgtaatcacataatgggttttcaaatccttcaattttttaaagaaaaatatagcaataggctgctcgaattaaaaataatgaaatgctcgttaatactgtgtaatttttataaaaaaaatattaatgtaTTAAAAAGTTATAGCCAGTTGAAAATCAAGGGGGAAGTGGGTTTATAAGTCAACAATATTTGATTTTCCCATTGTACCATTTTCCTCACTTgttcccttgtttgtttttagttaggtcatgtgtagtcataaagccctttggTGGAGGTTCTGCGACAAGTGACGAAAAAGTGCAAGAGAGGGCTTTATGAGTTTTTTTATCATAATAGGGTGTAGGGGTAAGGGGGTATATAACCCCTtcaattatatatacatatgtatgtaaATAAGTGTGTGAGTGGGGGAAGAAGGGGCATGACGTGATATTTTTCGTGGAGAATCAAAATTTCTACCCAATAGCGTCGGCTGTAATGGTGTTACTAGGCGCTATAGGGTGCTATGACCATCTATGGAGCCATATCATGTGCCATTACGGAGGGACTTATGTGAATCAAGGGCCATTTAACCTCAACCACTGATCTTGCAAATCAAGGGCCAAACTTTTCCCTC belongs to Helianthus annuus cultivar XRQ/B chromosome 5, HanXRQr2.0-SUNRISE, whole genome shotgun sequence and includes:
- the LOC110941528 gene encoding shikimate O-hydroxycinnamoyltransferase; amino-acid sequence: MKIVVRESTMVIPKEETPKINLWCSNLDLMVPNVHTQTVYIYRPNGAANFFDTKPMKDALSKALVAFYPVGGRLKEDKNGRIEIDCQGQGVLFVEAESDGVIDDYGDFAPTPELAKLIPTVDYSQGIGSYPLLVLQVTFFKCGGVSLGVGMHHYVCDGTSALHFMNTWADMARGLDLTISPFIDRTLLRARDPPRPVYDHIEYHLGRPMKLPLEAQSQEKAVSIFKLTRDQLNTLKTKLREDGSPINYSSFEMLSGHVWKCVCRARGLPVDQETKLYFAADGRAHLEPALPAGYFGNVIFSNNATSTVGEILSNPSWFAASKIREAVVRRTNDYLRSIIDYLELQPNMLSLAGATMETYKSSNVAITTWAWLPIHDADFGWGQPVFMGPGGVGIEGISTVVPSPINDGSLSIVISLQAEQLKLFKKFLYDI